A region from the Oryzias latipes chromosome 20, ASM223467v1 genome encodes:
- the LOC101156692 gene encoding cyclic nucleotide-gated cation channel beta-3-like, whose product MLEPTQDTTMFSRLKKWLGAPEPPSAQAVQANTAPAKEKLPEKKDDQADEKKEELEKKEEKKEDEKEKDTIKEAKRQEENRKEEPKTDSSAAPSAPAAPAPAAPAPAAPAPAAPAPAAPAPAAPAPAAPAPAAPTDAANPEGGEGGEEPPPPPVVYFRYTDDVLRGVIKALRERKEILKEKVIDPYATSPEITPPVTPVLKKEDYIRIQEERRIAKEEDDRRKAEEAAKKAEEKKKKDEEKRLEAEKKAEEERLAEEARKKAQILPDISCSCFDVLFHPVESMMDSVLGTTIDPFTDRRYISWLTLVALAYNYNVWFCTARLAFPYHNETANKYWITCDIISDIVNVIDIIVWQPRLQFVKAGDIIKDRALTKVHYRKSYRFKTDIISILPLDLLSLQFSFSSIYRLNRFIRIDSFFEFSDRLESIMAKAYIWRVARTTGYLLYVLHLNACAFYVASVHQGLATTTWVYDGNGTAYLRCYYFAVRSLINIGGLPEPVTVFEIIFQMANFFIGVFVFSSLIGQMRDVIGAATAGQTYFRASMDGCVAYMNTYTIPKLVQNRIRTWYNYTWAAQGMLDESELLDKMPLVMKTAIAVDINMATFQKIALFQGCDQQMLVDMLLRLKSIIYLPGDFVVKKGDIGKEMYIIKSGAVQVVGGPDNSIVFVTLKAGCVFGEISLLQSAKDGGNRRTANVKAHGFANLFVLEKKDLFDILVHYPESQKVLARKGRQLMKSKAPAGPKTKEEKQKGLALFGQKPPTPKLLKAFGNFRKGGILDKLKKNAEEQQ is encoded by the exons ATGCTGGAGCCCACACAGGACACCACCATGTTCAGCAGGTTGAAAAAGTGGCTTGGGGCTCCTGAGCCTCCATCTGCTCAAGCTGTACAGGCTAACACAGCTCCTGCCAAG GAGAAACTGCCTGAAAAGAAGGATGATCAAGCAGACGAGAAAAAGGAGGAACTTgagaagaaagaggaaaaaaaggaggatgaaaaggaaaaagacacaATAAAGGAAGCAAAACGGcaggaagaaaacagaaaagaagaaccTAAAACAG ACTCTTCAGCTGCACCTTCTGCACCTGCTGCACCTGCGCCCGCTGCACCTGCGCCCGCCGCACCTGCGCCCGCCGCACCTGCGCCCGCTGCACCTGCGCCCGCCGCACCTGCGCCCGCTGCACCTGCGCCTGCTGCACCAACTGATGCTGCCAATCCAGAGGGTGGTGAAGG TGGGGAGGAACCTCCACCCCCACCTGTTGTCTATTTCCGCTACACAGATGACGTCCTCAGAGGTGTGATCAAAGCGTTAAGAGAACGAAAGGAGATCCTCAAAGAGAAAGTGATAGATCCTTATGCTACATCTCCAGAAATCACCCCACCTGTCA CTCCTGTTCTTAAAAAAGAGGACTACATCCGAATTCAGGAAGAGCGGCGGATAGCAAAAGAAGAGGACGACAGAAGGAAAGCAGAGGAGGCAGCTAAAAAggcagaggagaagaagaagaaagatgaGGAGAAACGGTTGGAGGCTGAGAAGaaagcagaggaggagaggctgGCAGAGGAAGCCCGAAAGAAGGCCCAAATCCTTCCAGACATCAGCTGCTCCTGCTTTGACGTCCTCTTCCATCCCGTGGAGAGTATGATGGATTCCGTCTTAGGAACCACCATTGATCCGTTCACAG ATCGTCGCTACATCTCCTGGTTGACTCTGGTGGCCTTAGCCTACAACTACAACGTTTGGTTCTGTACCGCCCGGCTGGCTTTTCCCTACCACAACGAAACTGCCAACAAGTACTGGATAACCTGTGACATCATTTCTGACATCGTGAATGTCATTGACATCATCGTTTGGCAGCCTCGACTCCAGTTTGTCAAAGCTGGAGACATCATt AAAGACAGAGCTTTGACTAAAGTGCATTATCGGAAATCCTACCGATTTAAG ACTGACATAATCAGCATCCTTCCACTAGATCTCCTCAGTCTGCAGTTTAGCTTCTCCTCCATATACAGACTCAACCGCTTCATCAGG aTTGATTCCTTCTTTGAGTTCAGTGATCGGCTAGAGAGCATCATGGCCAAAGCGTACATTTGGAG AGTGGCCCGCACCACAGGATACCTGCTCTACGTGCTCCATCTCAATGCCTGTGCGTTCTATGTTGCCTCCGTGCATCAGGGTCTTGCAACCACCACGTGGGTCTATGATGGAAACGGTACAGC ataCCTGCGCTGTTACTACTTCGCAGTTCGCAGTCTCATAAATATCGGAGGCCTTCCAGAACCTGTGACCGTTTTCGAGATCATCTTCCAGATGGCCAACTTTTTTATCGGCGTCTTCGTCTTCTCTAGTTTAATCGGGCAG ATGAGAGATGTGATAGGAGCAGCCACAGCTGGTCAGACGTACTTCAGAGCGTCGATGGACGGTTGTGTCGCCTATATGAACACTTACACGATCCCCAAGTTGGTCCAGAACAGGATCAGGACCTGGTACAACTATACCTGGGCTGCTCAGGGTATGCTAG ATGAGTCTGAGCTGCTGGACAAGATGCCTCTGGTGATGAAAACCGCCATCGCCGTGGACATTAACATGGCCACCTTCCAGAAGATCGCACTGTTTCAG GGCTGTGACCAGCAGATGTTGGTGGACATGTTACTACGACTCAAGTCCATCATCTATCTACCTGGAGACTTTGTTGTGAAGAAG GGCGACATCGGTAAAGAGATGTACATCATCAAAAGTGGAGCGGTGCAGGTGGTGGGAGGACCTGACAACAGCATTGTGTTTGTCACACTGAAAGCTGGATGTGTTTTTGGAGAAATCAG TTTGCTCCAGTCGGCTAAAGATGGAGGAAACAGGCGCACAGCCAACGTGAAAGCACACGGCTTCGCCAACCTCTTCGTTCTGGAGAAGAAAGACCTGTTTGACATTCTCGTCCATTACCCAGAGTCTCAGAAAGTTCTGGCCAGGAAGGGAAG ACAACTGATGAAATCCAAAGCTCCAGCAGGACCTAAAACCAAAGAGGAGAAGCAGAAAGGGCTGGCGCTGTTTGGACAAAAGCCACCGACGCCGAAACTGCTCAAAGCCTTCGGCAACTTCCGCAAAGGAGGGATCCTGGATAAACTTAAG AAAAATGCAGAGGAGCAGCAATAG
- the LOC101156926 gene encoding cyclic nucleotide-gated cation channel beta-3-like, with protein sequence MFSKLIGLFKGPQVPADSGTAKKDPDPAPPAKEEKPADKENEAKKEDKLPAPAAAPAPFPAPAAAPAPAPAPAAAPAPAPASTAAPAPAPAPAAAPTAAPAPANPDQAGPEGQEEAPPPLPPIVINRYSDDQLRSIITKIKERRKIYREKVIDQYASSPEITPPVTPLLQKEEYAKVIEERARVAEEERIKKEEADKKKKEEQEKKKIENEQKKKEEEEKRKEEEKKIKVPLKTKLIAAYWSSVDFMLKPLEDRMDSVVGHTIDPFTDRRYIAWLSVVTLAFNYNTWFVTARLCFPYHTEAAIPYWFAFDVVADLIYATDAILFQPRKQFVKGGDIIKDRSMTKKHYRDSERCLADVVSVLPFDLLYAQFGFKSVFRANRILKVDTFFEFSDRLESIMAKAYIWRVIRTIGYLLFMLHLNACCYYVASEYQGIGGTKWVYSGLGSAYLRCYYFAVRSLINIGGLNEPHTVFEITFQMTNFFTGVFVFSSLIGQMRDVIGAATAGQTYFRASMDNTVAYMVNNHIPPLVQNRVRTWYTYTWDAQGMLDESELLDKMPLVMRTAIAVDVNLATFQKIDLFKGCDQQMLVDMLLRLKSIIYLPGDFVVKKGDIGKEMYIIKSGAVQVVGGPDNSIVFVTLKAGCVFGEISLLQSSKDGGNRRTANVKAYGFANLFVLEKKDLFDILVHYPESQKVLARKGRKLMKAKGPAAAKAEEDKKKGLALFGEKPQTPKFLRAFGGTINKTLIDKVKASAQNQN encoded by the exons ccccagctgcagctccggcacCCTTTCCGGcaccagctgcagctccggcccCCGCTCCGGCACCAGCTGCCGCTCCGGCCCCCGCTCCGGCATCAACTGCAGCTCCGGCCCCCGCTCCGGCACCAGCTGCAGCTCCGACCGCTGCCCCAGCTCCAGCTAACCCCGACCAAGCTGGTCCTGAGGG acAGGAAGAAGCTCCCCCTCCACTTCCGCCCATCGTCATCAACAGATATTCAGACGATCAGCTCAGATCCataatcacaaaaataaaagaaagacggAAAATCTACAGGGAGAAAGTGATTGATCAGTATGCTTCATCCCCTGAGATAACCCCTCCTGTCA CGCCACTGCTTCAGAAAGAAGAGTATGCCAAAGTGATAGAGGAAAGGGCCAGAGTCGCTGAGGAGGAGCGGATAAAGAAGGAGGAGGCagacaagaagaagaaggaggagcaggagaagaaaaagatagaaaacgagcagaagaagaaggaggaagaggagaaaaggaaagaagaggagaagaagatAAAGGTGCCTTTAAAGACAAAGTTAATTGCAGCTTATTGGTCCTCTGTGGACTTTATGCTGAAACCGCTGGAGGACAGAATGGACTCAGTGGTGGGACACACCATCGATCCTTTCACTGATCGCCGCTACATCGCCTGGTTGAGTGTGGTGACTCTGGCTTTCAATTACAACACCTGGTTTGTCACCGCCCGGCTGTGTTTTCCGTATCACACTGAGGCCGCCATCCCGTACTGGTTCGCTTTCGACGTCGTGGCTGACCTCATCTACGCCACAGACGCCATCTTGTTTCAGCCTCGCAAACAGTTTGTCAAAGGAGGCGACATTATA aAAGACCGTTCCATGACAAAGAAGCACTACAGAGACTCTGAGCGATGCCTG GCAGACGTGGTGTCCGTTCTGCCGTTTGACTTGTTGTACGCACAGTTTGGATTCAAATCTGTTTTCAGAGCCAATAGAATACTGAAG GTGGACACGTTCTTTGAGTTCAGTGATCGCCTGGAAAGCATCATGGCCAAGGCTTACATCTGGAG AGTTATCCGCACTATTGGATATCTCCTCTTCATGCTTCACCTCAACGCCTGTTGCTACTATGTGGCCTCTGAGTACCAAGGCATCGGGGGGACGAAATGGGTTTATTCTGGCTTAGGTAGTGC GTATCTACGTTGTTATTACTTTGCTGTGCGCAGTCTGATCAACATTGGGGGCCTTAATGAACCCCACACCGTCTTTGAGATTACCTTTCAGATGACTAACTTTTTCACGGGGGTCTTTGTGTTCTCAAGTTTGATTGGACAG ATGAGAGATGTCATTGGTGCGGCTACAGCAGGACAGACCTACTTTAGAGCTTCTATGGACAACACCGTAGCCTACATGGTGAACAACCACATTCCCCCCTTGGTGCAGAACCGAGTCCGCACCTGGTACACGTACACATGGGATGCTCAGGGCATGCTAG ATGAGTCAGAGTTGCTGGATAAGATGCCCCTGGTCATGAGAACCGCCATTGCTGTGGACGTTAACCTTGCAACATTTCAGAAGATTGACCTTTTCAAG GGCTGTGACCAGCAGATGTTGGTGGACATGTTACTGCGGCTCAAGTCCATCATCTATCTACCTGGAGACTTTGTTGTGAAGAAG GGCGATATCGGTAAAGAAATGTATATCATCAAAAGTGGAGCAGTGCAGGTGGTTGGCGGACCTGACAACAGCATTGTGTTTGTCACTCTAAAAGCTGGATGTGTGTTTGGAGAAATCAG tcTGTTGCAGTCTTCCAAAGATGGAGGAAACAGGAGGACGGCTAACGTCAAAGCTTATGGTTTTGCTAACCTTTTTGTCCTGGAGAAGAAGGACTTGTTTGACATTCTTGTCCATTACCCAGAATCCCAGAAGGTGTTAGCCAGGAAGGGCCG GAAACTAATGAAGGCCAAAGGACCAGCAGCTGCCAAAGCAGAAGAAGACAAGAAGAAAGGACTGGCACTGTTTGGAGAAAAACCCCAAACTCCTAAATTTCTGCGAGCTTTCGGAGGAACCATTAACAAGACACTGATCGATAAAGTCAAG GCTTCTGCTCAAAATCAAAACTGA